Proteins encoded by one window of Thermoflexus sp.:
- a CDS encoding MerR family transcriptional regulator, which produces MREKTDLEAPTYNLKAVVRETGILPHTLRAWERRYGLPRPARTPGGHRLYSRRDIEIIRWLMARQAEGMSIGRAVALWRTLEAQGRDPLRETGETLASPEGAPSLQSLRKAWIDACMRFAEEEAESVLVQAFALYPPEVVVLRLLQPALEEIGDRWYQGLATVQQEHFASALATRRLHALIAAAPPPLRSERLLIACPPGERHILPGLWVSFLLRRRGWPVVDLGADVPLLRMQEAIKAIRPRLVILTAQMLTTAASLADMADLLREMDVPVAYGGRVFQQRPSLGAYIPGVYIGELGEELPDRVEAILRGDRSPEFTPLPEVYREALARYRAVRPALEASLRMQLRAEVQEAELEIGLLELGKVIEAALRLGDPEAVRMEIEWIIGLVRHHHRCVAELSRYLKAYALGLRRHLAGDPVGMDLVRWLKASIPSTAEDRCS; this is translated from the coding sequence ATGAGGGAGAAGACCGATCTCGAAGCCCCCACCTACAACCTGAAAGCAGTGGTCCGAGAAACCGGGATCCTGCCGCACACCCTGCGAGCCTGGGAGCGCCGGTATGGGCTTCCCCGTCCGGCCCGCACGCCGGGCGGACACCGGCTGTATTCCCGCCGGGATATCGAGATCATCCGCTGGCTGATGGCTCGACAGGCGGAGGGAATGTCGATCGGACGGGCGGTCGCCCTCTGGCGGACTCTGGAGGCCCAGGGGCGAGATCCGCTGCGGGAGACCGGGGAGACGCTGGCTTCTCCAGAGGGGGCGCCTTCCTTGCAGAGCCTGCGGAAGGCCTGGATCGACGCCTGCATGCGCTTCGCCGAGGAGGAGGCTGAAAGCGTGCTTGTCCAGGCCTTCGCCCTGTATCCCCCGGAAGTGGTCGTCCTGCGCCTGCTGCAACCCGCTTTGGAGGAAATCGGAGACCGATGGTATCAGGGCCTGGCCACCGTCCAGCAGGAGCACTTCGCATCGGCCCTGGCCACCCGCCGGCTCCATGCCCTGATCGCCGCCGCTCCACCGCCGCTCCGATCGGAGCGCCTCTTGATCGCCTGTCCTCCCGGGGAGAGGCACATCCTCCCCGGGCTCTGGGTTTCCTTTCTCCTGCGCCGGCGAGGATGGCCCGTGGTGGACCTGGGGGCCGATGTGCCGCTGCTCCGCATGCAAGAAGCCATCAAGGCCATCCGCCCCCGGCTGGTGATCCTGACGGCCCAGATGCTCACAACCGCGGCCAGCCTGGCCGACATGGCGGATCTCCTGCGGGAGATGGACGTTCCGGTGGCCTATGGCGGGCGGGTTTTTCAGCAGCGGCCCTCTCTGGGAGCCTACATCCCCGGCGTCTATATCGGGGAGTTGGGGGAAGAGCTCCCGGACCGCGTGGAGGCAATCCTCCGCGGAGATCGATCGCCGGAGTTCACCCCCTTGCCTGAAGTCTACCGGGAAGCCCTGGCTCGATATCGCGCCGTCCGTCCCGCCCTGGAGGCTTCTCTACGGATGCAACTCCGCGCCGAGGTGCAGGAGGCAGAGCTGGAAATCGGGCTTCTGGAGCTGGGGAAGGTGATCGAAGCCGCCCTGCGCCTGGGGGACCCCGAGGCGGTGCGAATGGAAATCGAGTGGATCATCGGCCTGGTCCGTCATCACCATCGCTGCGTGGCCGAGCTCTCCCGCTATCTCAAGGCCTAC
- a CDS encoding phytoene desaturase family protein, protein MASHAVIVGAGLGGLAAAARLAQQGWQVTVLEKNAEPGGRCGRLIQGGYRWDTGPTLMLMPHVFAQTFADLGGRIEDHLELIRVDPTYAISFWDGSQLVMTSDLVQIREQIEALEPGAFEGFLRYLQDGHRFYRLALERFVGRNFRSPFEYFGPQQIPLLFQMRALRRHYADTRRYVRDARLRAAMTFQDMYLGLSPYEAPATYALLAASELTEGIWFPRGGMYRIVEALAALAEDRGVRFIYQAPVKRIEIDGHRATGVVLEDGHRIPADLVVINADLPYAYRQLLPPGPEVQRLQRMRYSCGVLTFYWGLDRQIPSLYPHHVFLTGDYRASFERIFRDHELPDPPSFYLHVPSRLDPAAAPAGCDAVMALVPVGHLQEDPMEDRIEWITRAREAIAARLAQTLGLRDFLRWIRVEIIRTPREWGQLYNLERGAAFGLGHQFSQVGYLRPSNRHPRYPNVYFVGASTHPGTGLPMVLLSAKLVAERIRQEFPATTPPRRILLWRPAWTRGSDLPA, encoded by the coding sequence ATGGCTTCGCATGCGGTGATCGTTGGAGCGGGGCTGGGCGGCCTGGCGGCTGCTGCCCGACTGGCCCAGCAAGGATGGCAGGTGACCGTCCTCGAGAAAAACGCGGAACCCGGGGGGCGCTGTGGCCGCCTGATTCAAGGCGGCTATCGCTGGGACACGGGGCCCACCTTGATGCTGATGCCCCACGTGTTCGCCCAGACGTTTGCCGATCTGGGCGGGCGCATCGAGGATCACCTGGAGCTGATCCGTGTGGATCCTACATACGCAATTTCTTTCTGGGACGGATCCCAGCTGGTGATGACCTCCGACCTGGTCCAGATCCGTGAGCAGATCGAAGCGCTGGAGCCAGGGGCTTTTGAAGGCTTCCTGCGATACCTCCAGGATGGGCATCGCTTCTACCGCCTGGCGCTGGAACGGTTCGTCGGTCGGAATTTCCGCTCTCCTTTTGAATATTTCGGGCCGCAGCAGATCCCGCTTCTGTTTCAGATGCGCGCCCTGCGCCGGCACTATGCGGACACTCGCCGCTATGTCCGGGACGCCCGCCTGCGGGCAGCGATGACCTTTCAGGATATGTATCTGGGCCTCAGCCCCTATGAAGCGCCGGCCACCTACGCGCTGCTGGCTGCCTCCGAGCTGACAGAAGGAATCTGGTTCCCGCGGGGCGGCATGTATCGGATCGTGGAAGCGCTGGCCGCCCTGGCGGAAGATCGGGGGGTTCGCTTCATCTATCAGGCCCCCGTGAAGCGGATCGAGATCGATGGCCACCGAGCGACCGGGGTCGTTCTGGAGGACGGCCATCGGATCCCTGCGGATCTGGTCGTCATCAACGCGGATCTCCCCTACGCGTATCGACAGCTGCTGCCGCCCGGACCCGAGGTGCAACGCCTCCAGCGGATGCGCTACAGCTGCGGGGTGCTCACCTTCTATTGGGGGTTGGATCGTCAGATCCCTTCCCTCTATCCTCACCACGTTTTCCTAACAGGGGACTACCGCGCCAGCTTCGAACGGATCTTCCGGGACCATGAGCTTCCCGATCCCCCCAGCTTTTACCTGCACGTTCCCTCCCGGCTGGATCCAGCGGCCGCCCCGGCGGGATGCGACGCGGTCATGGCCCTGGTGCCCGTGGGCCATCTGCAGGAGGATCCCATGGAGGACAGGATCGAGTGGATCACACGCGCCCGCGAGGCCATCGCCGCCCGCTTAGCCCAAACCCTGGGCCTGAGGGATTTCCTGCGCTGGATTCGCGTGGAGATCATCCGCACTCCCCGGGAGTGGGGACAGTTATACAATCTGGAGCGAGGGGCTGCTTTCGGCCTGGGCCATCAGTTCTCCCAGGTCGGATATCTCCGTCCGTCCAACCGTCATCCCCGCTACCCCAACGTATACTTTGTGGGAGCGAGCACCCATCCAGGCACCGGCCTTCCCATGGTCCTGCTCTCCGCCAAGCTGGTCGCCGAGCGGATCCGGCAGGAGTTCCCAGCGACCACCCCTCCCCGGCGGATCCTCCTATGGCGGCCGGCCTGGACCCGGGGTTCTGACCTCCCGGCGTGA
- a CDS encoding phytoene/squalene synthase family protein — protein sequence MAVREWSWEEGLVRRAWEGWNSPASEGRAVPDGVLDRAYRVCEAVLRAHSRSFYLSSALLPAETRRAIRVLYAFCRVTDDLVDQGDGDREGRLSRWRELVLASDPPAEEPVALAWAHVRARYRIPQGLVEQFLDGVSRDLRPVRLETFQELADYCYGVASTVGLMSMRIIGGSSPEAIPFAVRLGVALQLTNILRDVGEDLEMGRVYLPLQELRAFGLSEEDLRARRVDERWRSFMRFQIARARQLYAEAWPGIALLPSRARLAIAAAADLYRGILEVIERNDFDVFRRRAALRGWERIWRLIRLRWALRRAT from the coding sequence ATGGCGGTGCGGGAGTGGAGCTGGGAGGAGGGGCTGGTTCGGCGGGCGTGGGAGGGATGGAACAGTCCAGCCAGCGAAGGGAGGGCTGTGCCCGATGGGGTGCTGGATCGAGCCTATCGGGTTTGCGAGGCCGTCCTGCGGGCGCACAGCCGCTCGTTCTATCTGTCCTCTGCCCTTTTGCCGGCGGAGACCCGACGGGCGATTCGGGTGCTGTATGCCTTCTGCCGGGTAACCGACGATCTGGTCGATCAGGGAGATGGGGATCGGGAAGGGCGTCTATCGCGCTGGCGGGAGCTGGTCCTGGCTTCCGATCCGCCCGCGGAGGAGCCGGTGGCCCTGGCCTGGGCGCATGTGCGGGCGCGCTATCGTATCCCGCAGGGCCTGGTGGAGCAATTTCTGGATGGCGTTTCCCGGGATCTACGCCCGGTTCGTTTGGAGACCTTTCAGGAGCTGGCGGATTACTGTTATGGAGTGGCTTCCACGGTGGGCCTGATGAGCATGCGGATTATCGGTGGCTCGTCTCCGGAGGCGATTCCCTTTGCGGTACGCCTGGGGGTTGCTCTGCAGCTCACCAACATCCTGCGGGACGTGGGGGAAGATCTGGAGATGGGGAGGGTGTATCTTCCGTTACAGGAGCTGCGCGCCTTTGGTCTGAGCGAGGAGGATCTCCGAGCCCGTCGGGTGGATGAGCGTTGGAGGTCCTTCATGCGGTTTCAGATCGCCCGGGCTCGTCAGCTATATGCGGAGGCCTGGCCGGGCATTGCCCTTCTTCCATCCAGGGCCCGATTGGCCATTGCCGCGGCGGCCGATCTCTACCGGGGCATCCTGGAGGTTATCGAGCGAAACGATTTCGATGTGTTCCGCCGGCGGGCGGCGCTGCGCGGATGGGAGCGGATATGGCGTCTGATTCGGCTGCGCTGGGCGCTACGCCGCGCGACATGA
- the era gene encoding GTPase Era, producing MNEQEPSPVFPEYEAVPPGHRSGFVAIIGKPNVGKSTLLNAYLGTKISIVSPKPQTTRHRILGVLTRPDAQVIFMDTPGIHQPFHKLGEYMVEVARRTIPDADVIVFMVDVSQWPDDEDRMIADLLKEQAADKPVILALNKIDLLRSDRESRLAAYRALAPTPPDAEPPFPWEEVQISAVRGDHLDLLLERIIAHLPEGPRYYDPEMLTDQPLQRIVAELIREKALLLLREEVPHGIAVEITDWVDRNPNLTYIAATIYVEKETHKPIVIGENGQMLKRIGAAARQEIEALLGHPVYLELWVKVRKNWRRDPEQLRRLGYALPRERKGRR from the coding sequence GTGAATGAGCAGGAGCCGTCGCCGGTTTTCCCGGAATACGAAGCGGTTCCTCCCGGCCATCGTTCCGGTTTCGTGGCCATCATCGGCAAGCCCAATGTGGGGAAGTCCACGCTGTTGAACGCCTACCTGGGCACTAAGATCTCCATTGTCTCGCCGAAGCCGCAGACCACCCGGCATCGGATCCTGGGCGTGCTGACCCGGCCGGACGCCCAGGTGATCTTCATGGACACGCCGGGCATCCACCAGCCGTTCCACAAGCTGGGAGAATACATGGTGGAAGTGGCCCGACGCACGATACCGGACGCCGATGTGATCGTTTTCATGGTCGATGTCTCCCAGTGGCCGGATGATGAGGATCGCATGATCGCCGATCTGTTGAAGGAGCAGGCAGCGGACAAGCCGGTGATCCTGGCGTTGAACAAGATCGACCTCTTGCGGTCCGACCGGGAGAGTCGTCTGGCGGCCTACCGGGCGCTGGCCCCCACGCCGCCGGACGCGGAACCTCCTTTCCCCTGGGAGGAGGTGCAGATCTCGGCCGTTCGAGGCGATCACCTGGATCTCCTGCTGGAGCGCATCATTGCGCATCTCCCAGAGGGGCCTCGATACTACGATCCCGAGATGCTCACGGACCAGCCGCTCCAGAGGATCGTGGCGGAGCTCATCCGGGAGAAAGCCCTGCTCCTGCTGCGGGAGGAGGTTCCCCACGGGATCGCCGTGGAGATCACCGATTGGGTGGATCGGAATCCGAACCTGACGTATATCGCGGCCACGATCTATGTGGAGAAGGAAACCCACAAGCCGATTGTGATCGGCGAGAACGGCCAGATGCTGAAGCGCATCGGGGCCGCCGCCCGCCAGGAGATCGAGGCGCTGCTGGGGCATCCCGTGTATCTGGAGCTCTGGGTGAAGGTCCGAAAGAACTGGCGTCGGGATCCGGAACAGCTGCGCCGCCTGGGCTACGCCCTGCCGCGCGAGCGGAAGGGGCGGCGGTGA
- the truB gene encoding tRNA pseudouridine(55) synthase TruB, with protein MKAPAGLLVLDKPKGWTSHDAVERVRKVTRIQRIGHAGTLDPLATGVLVLLVGPATRLAEFLLGHDKRYRATIRLGIRTDTDDAEGRILSERPVEVSRESFEETLRSFVGEITQIPPAFSAIRQGGERLYEKARRGETVTPSPRRVRIDALHLVEWNPPWATIEVACSAGTYIRALARDIGEQLGCGAHLAELRRLASGPFTLADAVPWETLEAAARSGEWLRYLRPMADALPDWPPITPAPEILNRLRHGQPIPVEALPDPGSRLRVHGPDGGVLALLERQGERWQPVRVFPEDP; from the coding sequence ATGAAAGCGCCCGCCGGGCTGCTGGTGCTGGATAAGCCGAAGGGGTGGACCTCGCACGACGCAGTGGAGCGGGTCCGGAAGGTCACCCGGATCCAGCGGATCGGCCACGCCGGGACGCTGGATCCCCTGGCGACGGGGGTGCTGGTGCTGCTGGTCGGCCCGGCGACCCGGCTGGCCGAGTTCCTGCTGGGCCATGATAAACGCTACCGGGCTACCATCCGCCTGGGGATCCGCACGGATACCGATGACGCCGAGGGGCGGATCCTGAGCGAGCGGCCTGTGGAGGTCTCCCGGGAATCTTTCGAGGAAACGCTGCGTTCCTTTGTGGGGGAAATCACCCAGATCCCGCCGGCTTTCTCGGCGATTCGGCAGGGCGGAGAGCGCCTGTATGAGAAGGCCCGGCGTGGCGAGACGGTAACGCCATCGCCCCGGCGGGTGCGGATCGATGCGCTGCATCTGGTGGAATGGAATCCGCCATGGGCGACGATCGAGGTCGCCTGTTCCGCGGGGACCTACATCCGGGCCCTGGCTCGGGATATCGGGGAACAGCTGGGATGCGGCGCTCATCTCGCGGAGCTGCGCCGGCTGGCCAGCGGCCCTTTCACCCTGGCGGATGCGGTCCCATGGGAGACCCTGGAGGCCGCCGCCCGGTCCGGGGAATGGCTCCGCTATCTTCGACCGATGGCGGACGCCCTGCCGGATTGGCCGCCGATCACGCCGGCGCCGGAGATCCTGAACCGGCTCCGGCACGGGCAGCCTATCCCGGTCGAGGCGCTGCCCGATCCTGGCTCCCGGCTTCGGGTGCACGGGCCCGATGGGGGGGTGCTGGCGCTGCTGGAGCGCCAGGGAGAGCGCTGGCAGCCGGTGCGGGTGTTTCCAGAAGACCCGTGA
- a CDS encoding bifunctional riboflavin kinase/FAD synthetase, whose product MKFAQRFEEVEPFPSVVTVGAFDGVHLGHQALIGQVVAMARAHGWRSVVVTFFPHPVVVLRGEPPFYLTSPEEKRARIARLGVDVLIQLPFTLETARTRAADFVERLVQIGMRALWAGPDFALGYRREGTLPVLEELGRRYGYTLHVAMEFQLGGRPVRSSRIREALRRGDVRAAAECLGRPFSVSGVVIAGAGRGQRLGFPTANLAIWSEHALPANGVYACWAERPDGSPHMAVVNIGVRPTFDQSSERVVEAHLLDWTGDLYGQTLTLHFVERLREERRFPSIAELVAQIHRDIARAREILGAAPVPV is encoded by the coding sequence ATGAAGTTCGCTCAGCGTTTCGAGGAGGTCGAGCCCTTTCCGTCGGTGGTGACCGTGGGGGCCTTTGACGGGGTGCACCTGGGCCACCAGGCCCTGATCGGACAGGTGGTGGCCATGGCCCGGGCTCATGGCTGGCGCTCGGTGGTGGTGACCTTCTTTCCCCACCCCGTGGTCGTTCTGCGAGGGGAACCCCCCTTTTATCTGACCTCGCCGGAGGAGAAGCGGGCGCGCATCGCCCGCCTGGGGGTGGATGTGCTGATCCAGCTTCCCTTCACGCTGGAGACCGCCCGCACCCGGGCGGCGGATTTCGTGGAACGCCTCGTCCAGATCGGCATGCGGGCGCTGTGGGCGGGGCCGGATTTCGCGCTGGGATACCGCCGGGAGGGCACCCTGCCCGTGCTGGAGGAGCTGGGACGCCGTTATGGCTATACCCTGCATGTCGCGATGGAATTCCAGCTGGGCGGGCGCCCAGTGCGGAGCAGCCGCATCCGGGAGGCGCTGCGGCGAGGGGATGTGCGCGCCGCGGCCGAATGCCTGGGGCGGCCCTTCTCGGTGAGCGGCGTGGTGATCGCCGGCGCGGGCCGCGGGCAGCGCCTGGGGTTCCCGACGGCCAACCTCGCCATCTGGTCGGAACACGCGCTCCCCGCGAATGGAGTTTACGCCTGCTGGGCGGAGCGGCCGGATGGCAGCCCCCATATGGCCGTCGTGAACATCGGGGTGCGGCCGACCTTCGATCAGAGCAGCGAGCGGGTGGTGGAAGCGCACCTGCTGGACTGGACCGGCGACCTGTATGGACAGACGCTGACGCTGCATTTCGTCGAAAGGCTCCGGGAGGAGCGCCGGTTCCCCTCCATCGCCGAGCTGGTCGCCCAGATCCACCGCGATATCGCCCGGGCCCGCGAGATCCTGGGCGCCGCCCCGGTTCCGGTTTAG
- a CDS encoding RelA/SpoT family protein, whose protein sequence is MGVQSPTTLEFLLEQIRDPLSPSDRALIERAYALAERAHRAQTRASGEPYLYHCLAVAGILAELRMDPPVIAAGLLHDVVEDTGITLEDIRREFGEEIARLVDGVTKLKYIDRLRAQPEDGEARRTGRDEQSAENIRKIFFAMVEDPRVVLIKLADRLHNMRTLGALPPEKQKRIARETLEIYAPLANRLGIWQLKWELEDLAFRYLEPEKYREIARAIDERRAERERHIQQIVERIKARLAEEGIHAEVTGRAKHIYSIYRKMVRKGVSFDQVYDVRAVRIIVNTIPECYQVLGIIHSMWRPIPKEFDDYIANPKDNSYRSLHTAVMLEDGKTLEVQIRTWEMHWEAEYGIAAHWIYKEQVSKRDLAYEKKVAWLRSLMEWRNEVTSAKEFVESLKTDVFEDRIYVFTPKGDVIDLPRGSTPIDFAYHIHTELGHRCRGARVNGKWVPLNYVLQMGDQVEIIPAKQGGPSRDWLDPAKGYVKTSRARQKIRQWFKQQGRAENIVHGREILAQEIRRLGVPFSVDEATRRLYTEFGYKEPEDLLAAIGWGDVSPEQLAPRLIRMEEERRREEQKAAPELPASPERYDASRPVLVENNPQGLLMQLARCCNPVPGDEVIGYITRNRGITIHRRSCPNILNVRTPERLIEVQFPAGEKGYPVEVEIIAIDRVGLLHEISGVLKDEQINIARISVDTRNGFAVFQATLEVRSAAQLHRALTRIEQIPNVREAHRRR, encoded by the coding sequence GTGGGGGTGCAGAGCCCGACCACCCTGGAGTTTCTGCTGGAACAGATCCGCGATCCCCTGAGCCCCTCGGACCGCGCGCTGATCGAGCGCGCCTACGCGCTGGCGGAGCGGGCCCACCGGGCGCAGACCCGCGCCTCGGGAGAGCCCTATCTCTACCATTGCCTGGCCGTGGCCGGCATCCTGGCCGAGCTCCGCATGGATCCCCCGGTGATCGCCGCCGGCCTGCTTCATGACGTGGTGGAAGATACCGGGATCACGCTGGAGGACATCCGGCGCGAGTTCGGGGAGGAGATCGCCCGCCTGGTGGATGGGGTCACCAAGCTGAAATACATCGACCGGCTGCGGGCCCAGCCGGAGGACGGGGAGGCCCGGCGCACAGGGCGGGACGAGCAGAGCGCGGAGAACATCCGCAAGATCTTCTTCGCTATGGTGGAGGATCCCCGCGTCGTGCTGATCAAGCTGGCCGACCGCCTGCACAACATGCGCACCCTGGGCGCGCTTCCCCCCGAGAAGCAGAAGCGCATCGCCCGGGAGACCCTGGAGATCTACGCCCCCCTGGCCAATCGCCTGGGGATCTGGCAGCTGAAGTGGGAGCTGGAGGATCTGGCCTTCCGCTATCTGGAGCCGGAGAAATACCGGGAGATCGCCCGGGCCATCGACGAGCGCCGGGCGGAGCGCGAGCGCCACATCCAGCAGATCGTGGAGCGCATCAAGGCCCGCCTCGCGGAGGAGGGCATTCACGCCGAGGTCACCGGGCGGGCCAAGCACATCTACAGCATCTACCGCAAGATGGTCCGCAAGGGCGTCTCCTTCGACCAGGTCTATGATGTGCGGGCCGTGCGCATCATCGTGAACACCATCCCCGAGTGCTATCAGGTCCTGGGCATCATCCACTCCATGTGGCGCCCGATCCCCAAAGAGTTCGACGACTACATCGCGAACCCCAAAGACAACTCCTATCGCAGCCTGCACACGGCGGTGATGCTGGAGGATGGCAAGACGCTGGAGGTGCAGATCCGCACCTGGGAAATGCACTGGGAGGCGGAATACGGCATCGCCGCCCACTGGATCTACAAAGAACAGGTCTCGAAGCGCGACCTGGCCTATGAGAAGAAGGTGGCCTGGCTGCGCTCCCTGATGGAGTGGCGCAATGAGGTGACCTCCGCGAAGGAATTCGTGGAGTCCCTCAAGACGGATGTCTTCGAGGATCGAATTTACGTGTTCACCCCGAAAGGGGACGTCATCGACCTTCCCCGGGGGAGCACGCCCATCGACTTCGCCTACCATATCCACACCGAGCTGGGGCATCGTTGCCGCGGCGCCCGGGTGAACGGGAAATGGGTCCCCCTCAACTACGTCCTCCAGATGGGCGATCAGGTGGAGATCATCCCCGCCAAGCAGGGCGGCCCCAGCCGGGACTGGCTGGATCCGGCCAAGGGATATGTGAAGACCTCCCGCGCCCGCCAGAAGATCCGCCAGTGGTTCAAACAGCAGGGCCGGGCGGAGAACATCGTGCACGGCCGGGAGATCCTGGCCCAGGAGATCCGGCGCCTGGGCGTCCCCTTCTCGGTGGATGAGGCGACGCGCCGGCTTTACACGGAGTTCGGCTACAAGGAGCCCGAAGACCTGCTGGCGGCCATCGGCTGGGGCGATGTCTCCCCGGAGCAGCTGGCGCCCCGCCTGATCCGGATGGAGGAAGAGCGGCGCCGGGAGGAACAGAAGGCCGCCCCCGAGCTCCCCGCCTCCCCCGAACGCTACGACGCCTCACGGCCGGTGCTGGTGGAGAACAACCCCCAGGGCCTCCTGATGCAGCTGGCCCGTTGCTGCAACCCGGTGCCCGGAGACGAGGTGATCGGCTACATCACCCGCAATCGGGGGATTACCATCCACCGCCGGAGCTGCCCCAACATCCTGAACGTGCGCACGCCGGAGCGCCTGATCGAGGTCCAGTTCCCGGCCGGAGAGAAAGGCTACCCGGTGGAGGTGGAAATCATCGCCATCGACCGCGTGGGCTTGCTCCATGAGATCAGCGGGGTCCTGAAGGATGAACAGATCAACATCGCCCGCATCAGCGTGGATACCCGCAACGGCTTCGCGGTCTTCCAGGCCACCCTGGAGGTCCGCTCCGCGGCCCAGCTCCACCGGGCCCTGACGCGGATCGAACAAATCCCCAACGTCCGCGAGGCCCACCGCCGTCGGTGA
- a CDS encoding FAD binding domain-containing protein encodes MPLNLRAYHRPKTFAEALALLRRPDIRTVPIGGGTQLLAEGAREVEAVVDLQDLGLNFIRLEGNTLRIGATTPLQALVETPESAAYGGGILAVAARETAPLPLRNQRTVGGAVVGASSEQPLATVLLALDAELMVFTEPERPRTIHMEAFYDYREALQRQGMLLTEVRLPLSAAPMGAAFHKVARTPADAPIVGVAVRLFRGVDGACYGVRIAAGGVAPRPVRLIEAERMLEGHPPDPERFAMAAEEARNRVSPPGDFRGSSEYRREMVAVLLRRALTEAAARAGWPQDLRA; translated from the coding sequence ATGCCACTGAACCTGCGAGCGTATCACCGACCGAAAACGTTCGCCGAGGCCCTCGCCCTTCTCCGGCGTCCGGATATTCGAACCGTGCCCATCGGCGGGGGAACCCAGCTCCTGGCCGAAGGGGCGCGCGAGGTGGAGGCCGTGGTGGACCTCCAGGACCTGGGGTTGAATTTCATCCGGCTGGAAGGGAACACCCTTCGGATCGGGGCGACCACGCCGCTGCAGGCGCTGGTGGAGACCCCGGAGAGCGCCGCCTATGGAGGGGGCATCCTCGCCGTCGCCGCCCGGGAGACCGCGCCCCTTCCCCTCCGGAACCAGCGCACGGTGGGCGGGGCGGTGGTCGGCGCCTCCTCTGAACAGCCCCTGGCGACGGTCCTGCTGGCCCTGGACGCCGAGCTCATGGTGTTCACGGAGCCTGAGAGGCCGCGGACGATCCACATGGAGGCGTTCTATGACTATCGGGAAGCCCTGCAACGCCAGGGGATGCTCCTCACGGAGGTCCGCCTCCCGCTCTCCGCGGCTCCTATGGGCGCGGCCTTCCACAAGGTCGCCCGCACGCCCGCCGATGCCCCCATCGTCGGCGTGGCGGTCCGGCTGTTCCGAGGGGTGGACGGGGCCTGCTACGGTGTGCGGATCGCGGCCGGCGGAGTCGCGCCGCGGCCGGTGCGGCTCATCGAGGCCGAGCGGATGCTGGAAGGGCATCCGCCGGATCCGGAGCGTTTCGCCATGGCCGCGGAGGAGGCCCGCAACCGGGTGAGCCCACCGGGAGACTTCCGGGGCTCTTCCGAATACCGACGGGAGATGGTCGCTGTGCTGCTCCGTCGGGCCCTGACGGAGGCCGCCGCCCGGGCCGGATGGCCGCAGGACCTCCGCGCGTAG
- a CDS encoding PaaI family thioesterase — protein sequence MEGTLQPNSRMCFICGVQNPAGLKVRFYEDGKTTVRAEVVIPEVYQGYPGVAHGGVVAALLDEAAGRAVMIEAPERFMVTAQLTVRYHHPVPIGQTLLLVARPLRAGTRLARARAELRRPDGTLCAEAEAILVNVPPEIRSTFDAERPFWRVYPEEER from the coding sequence ATGGAGGGGACACTCCAGCCGAACTCCCGCATGTGCTTCATCTGCGGCGTGCAGAACCCGGCCGGCCTGAAGGTCCGCTTCTATGAGGATGGGAAGACCACGGTCCGGGCCGAGGTGGTGATCCCGGAGGTCTATCAGGGATATCCGGGGGTGGCTCATGGCGGAGTGGTCGCGGCCTTGCTGGACGAGGCGGCCGGACGCGCGGTGATGATCGAAGCCCCGGAGCGCTTCATGGTCACCGCCCAGCTGACCGTCCGGTATCATCATCCGGTCCCCATCGGGCAAACGCTCCTTCTGGTCGCCCGTCCCCTTCGGGCCGGAACGCGCCTGGCCCGGGCGCGCGCGGAGCTCCGCCGGCCGGATGGAACGCTCTGCGCGGAGGCGGAAGCCATCCTGGTGAACGTCCCCCCCGAGATCCGGTCCACCTTCGATGCGGAACGACCGTTCTGGCGGGTATATCCGGAGGAGGAGCGCTGA